In Thermococcus sp. M39, the following are encoded in one genomic region:
- a CDS encoding aldo/keto reductase, translated as MKRVILFNDLKKIGDDRVTAIGIGTWGIGGKERADYSRDRESTEVLRYGLDLGINLIDTAEFYGAGHSEEIVGEAIKEYEREGIFIISKVWPTNFGYEKAKKAAQNSVKRLGTYIDLYLLHWPIGDFERIKKTLWALEDLVDEGFIRYIGVSNFDLELLKRSQDAMRKYEIVANEVKYSLMDRWVEKTGLLEYMRKEKIALIAHTPLEKGRLAYNQCLAKIGEKYNKTAAQVALNYLIWHENVIAIPKASNKEHLRENFGAMGWRLSEEDLKKAKECV; from the coding sequence GTGAAGAGAGTTATTCTATTTAATGATTTAAAGAAAATCGGAGACGACAGAGTTACAGCAATAGGAATAGGTACGTGGGGAATAGGTGGAAAAGAGAGAGCAGATTATTCGAGAGATAGAGAGAGCACCGAAGTTTTACGCTACGGTCTGGATTTGGGCATTAACCTAATTGACACTGCCGAATTCTATGGTGCTGGACACAGCGAAGAAATAGTTGGAGAGGCCATTAAGGAATATGAGAGGGAAGGCATTTTCATAATCAGTAAAGTTTGGCCCACCAATTTTGGCTATGAAAAAGCAAAGAAAGCTGCTCAGAACAGCGTAAAAAGACTTGGAACCTATATTGACCTCTATTTACTTCATTGGCCAATTGGGGATTTTGAGAGAATTAAAAAAACACTTTGGGCATTGGAGGATTTGGTTGATGAAGGGTTTATACGCTACATTGGTGTCAGCAACTTTGATTTAGAGCTCTTAAAGAGAAGTCAAGACGCTATGAGAAAGTACGAGATAGTGGCAAATGAAGTGAAGTACTCACTAATGGATAGGTGGGTTGAAAAGACAGGACTTCTCGAATACATGAGAAAAGAAAAAATAGCTCTGATAGCACATACGCCTTTGGAGAAGGGAAGGTTAGCATATAACCAATGCTTAGCCAAGATAGGAGAGAAATACAACAAAACGGCTGCTCAAGTTGCACTGAACTATTTAATTTGGCACGAAAACGTAATTGCAATCCCAAAGGCCAGCAATAAGGAACATCTAAGGGAGAACTTCGGTGCCATGGGCTGGCGTTTAAGCGAAGAAGATTTAAAGAAAGCGAAAGAGTGTGTTTAG
- a CDS encoding RNA ligase — protein MVSSYFKHILLKLGLDEERIETLEMKGGIIEDEFEGLRYLRFKDSAKGLRRGTVVFNESDIVLGFPHIKRVVHLKNGIRRIFKNKPFYVEEKVDGYNVRVAKVGEKILALTRGGFICPFTTERIEDFINEQFFRDYPNLVLCGEMAGPESPYLVEGPPYVREDIRFFLFDIQEKRTGRSLPVEERLKLAEEYGIQSVEVFGLYSYEKIDELYELIERLSKEGREGIVMKSPDMRKIVKYVTPYANVNDIGIGSRIFFDLPHGYFMQRIKRLAFYIAEKRVRGEDFEKYAKALGKALLQPFVESIWDVAAGEMIAEIFTVRVKRIETAYKMVSHFERMGLNIHIDDIEELGNGYWKITFKRVYDDATKDIRELWNGHAFVD, from the coding sequence ATGGTAAGCTCGTACTTCAAACATATTCTCCTCAAGCTTGGACTTGATGAAGAGAGAATAGAGACGCTCGAAATGAAAGGTGGCATAATTGAGGATGAATTTGAGGGTTTACGATATCTTAGGTTTAAAGACTCAGCCAAAGGTCTAAGAAGAGGAACGGTTGTCTTTAACGAATCTGACATTGTTCTTGGATTTCCCCACATAAAGAGAGTTGTTCATTTAAAGAATGGTATAAGACGAATTTTCAAAAACAAGCCGTTTTATGTAGAGGAGAAAGTTGACGGCTACAACGTTAGAGTTGCTAAGGTTGGGGAGAAGATTTTGGCTTTAACGAGAGGTGGCTTCATTTGTCCCTTCACTACTGAAAGGATTGAGGACTTTATAAACGAACAATTCTTTAGGGATTATCCTAATTTAGTTCTCTGCGGTGAGATGGCGGGTCCAGAGAGCCCATATTTAGTTGAAGGACCTCCCTACGTTAGAGAAGACATTCGGTTTTTCCTCTTCGATATCCAGGAGAAGAGAACTGGAAGAAGTTTACCAGTTGAGGAAAGGTTGAAGCTGGCTGAAGAATATGGCATTCAGAGCGTTGAAGTCTTTGGTCTCTATAGCTATGAAAAGATTGATGAGCTTTATGAGCTGATTGAGAGGCTCAGCAAAGAAGGGCGGGAAGGGATAGTGATGAAAAGCCCTGACATGAGAAAAATCGTGAAGTATGTAACGCCCTATGCAAATGTCAACGACATAGGAATTGGCTCGAGAATTTTCTTTGATCTACCTCACGGCTACTTCATGCAGCGTATAAAGAGGCTAGCGTTTTATATCGCTGAGAAGCGCGTGAGGGGAGAGGATTTTGAGAAGTATGCAAAAGCCCTTGGAAAAGCCCTTCTCCAGCCCTTTGTGGAGTCAATATGGGATGTTGCTGCGGGAGAGATGATTGCTGAGATATTTACAGTTAGAGTAAAGAGGATTGAGACTGCATACAAGATGGTATCGCACTTTGAGAGGATGGGGCTTAACATTCACATTGATGACA
- a CDS encoding tRNA-binding protein: MWDTSKDYRLLVAEKAVELFLKTIEHAKFKGRWDKKKAIKLAKEMLPELQAMRYSYLDPKELIDTPQMKALKEKAQGIIEALGGEDWHHKFLSLADKSEKEKVEEAVAKVRFFLNTILNLDKRLALGKINDPVIAVDIKVGEVMSVGKHPNADRLLVCNVNIGDRAITVVTNDLTVKEGNRVAVALLPPANFRGIVSEGMFLGAGEGVLKDVKGEIGGLPKGIPLDALKETRNLVEAFLKS; encoded by the coding sequence ATGTGGGACACGAGTAAGGATTATCGTTTACTTGTCGCAGAAAAAGCTGTCGAGCTGTTCTTAAAGACAATTGAACATGCCAAATTTAAAGGCAGATGGGACAAGAAGAAGGCGATAAAGTTAGCCAAAGAAATGCTTCCTGAGCTACAAGCCATGAGATACTCATACCTCGACCCCAAGGAGCTCATTGATACTCCACAAATGAAGGCCCTTAAAGAGAAAGCTCAGGGGATAATTGAGGCACTTGGCGGTGAAGACTGGCACCACAAGTTCTTAAGCTTGGCTGACAAGAGTGAAAAAGAGAAAGTGGAGGAAGCAGTTGCTAAAGTTAGATTTTTCCTCAACACAATACTAAACCTAGACAAGAGATTAGCTTTAGGGAAAATCAATGATCCAGTAATTGCTGTGGATATAAAAGTCGGTGAGGTCATGAGCGTTGGAAAGCATCCAAATGCTGACAGACTTTTGGTTTGTAATGTAAACATTGGTGATAGAGCAATAACAGTTGTTACGAATGATTTGACAGTTAAAGAAGGGAACAGAGTGGCTGTTGCTTTGTTGCCACCAGCAAACTTCAGAGGAATTGTCAGCGAAGGAATGTTCCTTGGCGCTGGAGAAGGAGTACTGAAAGATGTAAAAGGAGAAATTGGAGGCTTACCTAAGGGGATTCCGCTCGATGCCTTGAAGGAGACGAGGAACTTAGTGGAGGCATTCTTGAAAAGCTAA